A DNA window from Pseudomonas wuhanensis contains the following coding sequences:
- a CDS encoding DUF350 domain-containing protein — protein sequence MLEALSISLNKAAVLGFVLYILGAAVLFALFQFIYTRITPHREFELIRSGNVAAAIALGGAIIGFAIPASNVIAFSISILDFVVWAVIAAFVQLLAFLVTSLVLKGASERIKKGEIAAGIYVAAVAISVGMLNAACMTPSQY from the coding sequence ATGCTTGAAGCGCTCTCCATCTCCCTGAACAAAGCCGCCGTGCTCGGGTTTGTCTTGTACATCCTTGGCGCCGCCGTGCTGTTCGCGCTGTTCCAGTTCATCTACACCCGAATCACACCGCACCGTGAATTCGAACTGATCCGTTCGGGCAATGTTGCGGCCGCGATCGCGCTGGGGGGCGCCATCATCGGCTTCGCCATTCCGGCCAGTAATGTGATTGCCTTCTCGATCAGCATTCTGGATTTCGTCGTCTGGGCCGTGATCGCCGCTTTCGTACAACTGCTGGCGTTCCTGGTGACCAGCCTGGTGCTAAAAGGCGCCTCTGAACGGATCAAAAAAGGCGAAATCGCTGCGGGTATCTATGTCGCGGCAGTGGCCATCAGCGTCGGCATGTTGAACGCCGCGTGCA